One Setaria viridis chromosome 3, Setaria_viridis_v4.0, whole genome shotgun sequence DNA window includes the following coding sequences:
- the LOC117849764 gene encoding PH, RCC1 and FYVE domains-containing protein 1: protein MADPVDIDKALVALKKGTQLLKYGRKGKPKFTPFRLSNDESTLIWVSSNKEKTLKLASVSRILSGQRTLVFQRFLLPEKDHLSFSLIYNDGKRSLDLICKDKVEAEAWFTGLSALVSPGQHGSQAQHIDGIRNAGLSFDCARESSLSSSSTFTSDSLENKLSSANSTKDRSSGEYTYSERTDVSDMQVKSVSSSDIRISVSSALSTSSHGSGGEDSESFGDIYVWGEVICDTASRSGSDRSAYSPGVTTDVLVPKPLESNVMLDVSYVACGVKHAALVTRQAEVFTWGEECSGRLAHGVGTNVFQPRLVESLSICNVELIACGEFHTCAVTATGDLYTWGDATHNAGLLGHGSNVSHWIPRRVSGPLDGLQVSTVSCGTWHTALITSSGKLYTFGDGTFGVLGHGNRKSCSYPKEVESLKGLRTISVSCGVWHTAAVVEVIISQSNASSGKLFTWGDGDKYRLGHGDRSSKLKPTCVPSLIDYNFHRAACGHTLTIGLTTSGHIFTVGSSVYGQLGNPNNDGRYPRLVEEKLGGGGVMEVACGSYHVAVLTNAGEVYTWGKGANGRLGHGDIADRKVPTLVEALRDRSVKRVACGSGFTAAICQHKWVSGMEQSQCSACRQPFGFTRKRHNCYNCGLVHCHSCSSKKALRAALSPNPGKPYRVCDSCYVKLSKVLDSGVSYSRNTIPRLPGDTKAEKIDTKVTKVAPSSSSDMIRSLDVKAAKQTKKSDYTSQVPVALQLKDIPFISAPDLQNSYTVANQYPYDSRSTLPFLRMPYLNYSSSLSSESLESLRDANELLKQEVQKLQAEVNSLRQEREQQDAELQKSEAKAHEAMTLATEEASKLKTAKDVIKSLTAQLKEMSERLPAGACDAKNGRLMGALPPEIGRENQMRYDPSSIQYPQTPASVASARFGGLPPQVHHASEYNETVMVPQEGRGEHLNGFREFSSVQQRANGGTIGYRHRPDDHDRKETDRFQINLNNLNMRSSGSPNNQVEAEWIEQYEPGVYLTLVSLRDGTKELKRVRFSRRRFGEHQAESWWNDNREKVYDKYNVCGTDRLSSVMTS, encoded by the exons ATGGCAGATCCCGTAGACATCGACAAG GCACTTGTTGCTCTAAAGAAAGGCACCCAGCTGCTTAAATACGGTCGCAAAGGGAAGCCAAAATTTACTCCCTTCAGACTATCAAAT GATGAATCGACTCTTATTTGGGTTTCAAGTAACAAAGAGAAAACTTTGAAATTAGCTTCTGTGTCTAGGATTCTCTCAGGGCAAAGAACG CTGGTTTTCCAACGTTTTTTGCTCCCTGAAAAGGACCATTTATCCTTCTCACTCATATATAATGATGGCAAGCGGTCTCTTGATCTG ATCTGCAAGGATAAAGTCGAGGCGGAGGCTTGGTTTACTGGTCTTAGTGCCTTGGTATCTCCAGGACAGCATGGATCTCAGGCCCAACACATAGATGGAATACGAAATGCTGGTCTTTCTTTTGAT TGTGCAAGAGAAAGTAGCCTAAGCAGTAGCTCTACTTTCACGTCGGATTCCCTTGAGAATAAGTTGAGCTCTGCAAACTCTACCAAGGATCGCTCTTCAGGAGAATACACATATTCAGAAAGGACTGATGTGTCAGATATGCAAGTGAAAAGTGTTTCTTCTTCAGACATTCGAATCAGTGTTTCCAGTGCCCTTAGCACATCCAGCCATGGCTCTGGAGGTGAAGATTCTGAATCGTTTGGAGATATTTATGTATGGGGGGAAGTCATCTGTGATACTGCTTCAAGATCAGGGTCCGATAGAAGTGCTTACTCGCCTGGCGTAACTACTGATGTTCTTGTACCAAAGCCCCTAGAGTCAAATGTAATGCTTGATGTCAGTTATGTGGCTTGCGGTGTGAAACATGCTGCCCTTGTTACAAGACAGGCAGAGGTATTTACATGGGGAGAAGAATGCAGTGGGCGTCTTGCTCATGGGGTTGGAACAAATGTTTTCCAGCCACGTCTTGTTGAGTCATTATCTATCTGCAACGTCGAACTAATCGCTTGTGGTGAATTCCATACTTGTGCTGTCACTGCAACTGGTGATCTCTACACTTGGGGAGATGCTACACACAATGCAGGGCTGCTTGGTCATGGTAGTAACGTGAGCCACTGGATCCCGAGAAGAGTTTCAGGTCCACTGGATGGTCTTCAGGTATCTACTGTATCTTGCGGCACATGGCATACAGCCTTGATAACTAGTTCTGGAAAGTTATACACATTTGGTGATGGCACATTTGGAGTCTTGGGTCATGGAAATCGAAAATCATGCTCATATCCAAAGGAAGTGGAATCTTTGAAGGGTTTGAGGACAATTTCTGTTTCCTGTGGTGTGTGGCATACTGCTGCTGTTGTTGAGGTTATCATTTCACAGTCAAATGCTTCATCTGGAAAGCTGTTCACTTGGGGGGATGGAGACAAATACCGTCTTGGGCATGGTGATAGGTCTTCAAAACTGAAACCAACTTGTGTGCCTTCTTTGATAGATTACAACTTTCATAGGGCTGCATGTGGTCATACTCTTACAATTGGGTTGACTACTTCAGGACACATTTTTACCGTGGGAAGCTCTGTGTATGGACAGCTTGGTAATCCAAATAATGATGGAAGGTATCCTCGCCTAGTTGAAGAAAAACTTGGGGGTGGCGGTGTTATGGAGGTTGCTTGTGGATCGTATCATGTTGCAGTATTGACAAATGCTGGCGAAGTTTACACATGGGGTAAGGGTGCAAATGGAAGATTGGGTCATGGTGATATTGCAGATCGCAAAGTGCCTACACTTGTTGAGGCTTTGAGGGATCGGTCTGTAAAACGCGTTGCTTGTGGATCAGGCTTTACAGCTGCAATTTGCCAACATAAATGGGTCTCTGGGATGGAGCAGTCTCAGTGCTCGGCATGTAGACAGCCATTTGGTTTCACTCGGAAAAGGCACAACTGTTACAACTGTGGTTTAGTACACTGCCATTCGTGTAGTTCAAAAAAAGCTTTAAGAGCAGCATTGTCTCCTAATCCCGGGAAGCCATATCGTGTATGTGATTCATGTTATGTGAAATTAAGTAAAGTTCTGGATTCTGGTGTCAGTTATAGTAGAAATACTATACCCCGTTTACCTGGTGATACAAAGGCTGAGAAAATTGACACAAAGGTTACCAAAGTTGCACCATCCAGTAGCTCAGATATGATTAGGAGTTTAGATGTAAAGGCAGCTAAGCAGACGAAGAAGTCTGACTACACTTCACAAGTTCCAGTAGCGTTGCAGCTTAAAGACATCCCTTTCATCAGTGCACCTGACCTCCAGAACTCATATACAGTGGCTAATCAATACCCTTATGACTCAAGATCTACTTTACCATTTTTGAGGATGCCATATCTGAACTATTCCAGCTCGCTGTCCTCGGAAAGCTTGGAGAGCCTTAGGGATGCAAATGAACTTCTGAAgcaagaggttcaaaaactacaAGCAGAG GTTAATAGCTTGCGACAGGAACGTGAACAGCAAGATGCTGAGCTGCAGAAATCAGAGGCAAAAGCCCATGAAGCGATGACCCTTGCTACTGAGGAAGCATCCAAATTGAAGACTGCCAAAGATGTCATAAAATCACTGACAGCACAG CTAAAAGAAATGTCTGAAAGGCTTCCTGCAGGAGCATGTGATGCGAAGAATGGGCGCCTGATGGGTGCTTTACCGCCTGAAATTGGAAGAGAGAACCAGATGAGATATGACCCTAGCAGCATTCAGTATCCCCAAACTCCGGCTTCTGTTGCGTCTGCTCGGTTTGGTGGATTACCTCCCCAAGTTCATCATGCAAGTGAATACAATGAAACAGTCATGGTTCCACAAGAGGGCAGGGGTGAACACCTCAACGGTTTCAGAGAGTTCTCCTCTGTGCAGCAGAGGGCCAATGGAGGGACTATTGGGTATCGTCATAGACCAGACGATCATGACCGGAAGGAAACAGACAGGTTCCAGATAAATCTAAACAACTTGAACATGAGAAGTTCAGGTTCCCCCAATAATCAAGTTGAAGCAGAGTGGATAGAGCAGTATGAACCTGGAGTATACCTGACTCTAGTTTCTCTTCGTGACGGAACCAAAGAGTTGAAACGAGTACGATTCAG CCGTAGGAGGTTTGGAGAACACCAAGCAGAATCATGGTGGAATGACAATCGGGAAAAAGTGTACGACAAGTACAATGTGTGCGGAACCGATCGGCTCTCTTCAGTAATGACAAGTTAA